One part of the Desulfonema ishimotonii genome encodes these proteins:
- the ptsP gene encoding phosphoenolpyruvate--protein phosphotransferase, giving the protein MERSEAQEIILKGIGAAPGICIGKAYLVDKEGVNVIKKYHIGTDDLEGEINRFKTAVKRAKEELRAIIEDTPEDHAAILETHVVLLDDKMLYKKTILTIESEGINAEWALKKVVAEIKGVFKRMPDPYFRERAADIVHVSDRIMRNLAGVEQFNIRDIDKRVILVATDLSPAETSQIQLERIKGFVTDGGGMASHTGIIARTLEIPAVLGLYNATGIVENEAIIVVDGTTGTLIIHPTEKTLVEYEERLERYEHHKALISRVSKLPAQTVDGVSVQVMGNIELPEEVVAVRDHGGNGIGLYRTEFQYLSRSGFPREDDLFDKYRDVVEVMAPSPVTIRTLDINGDKAVSYFRSHQEANPVLGLRAIRYCLNKPDVFKTQLRAILRASAYGNVRIMFPMISVVEEVRQAKAILKQVAESLAREGTPFKADIDVGIMIEVPSAAVMADVLADEVDFFSIGTNDLIQYSLAIDRGNRHVSYLYQPLHPAVIRLIRQVADAGREKGVGVFMCGEMAGDPVHLPILLGLGMDELSMNPQAIPVVKNAIRSLDLKQAREFVKAVLRMKTHEEVEGLLREAYGPLFASHFGIDSPVSDGG; this is encoded by the coding sequence ATGGAACGGTCAGAAGCCCAGGAGATCATATTAAAAGGGATCGGTGCCGCACCGGGGATATGTATCGGCAAAGCCTATCTGGTGGATAAGGAAGGCGTCAATGTCATAAAAAAATACCATATCGGCACCGACGACCTGGAAGGTGAGATCAACCGGTTTAAAACGGCTGTCAAACGGGCCAAGGAAGAGCTGCGTGCGATTATTGAAGATACGCCGGAGGATCATGCCGCGATTCTTGAGACCCACGTTGTTCTCCTTGACGATAAGATGCTCTATAAAAAGACCATTCTGACCATTGAATCGGAGGGCATCAACGCGGAGTGGGCCTTAAAAAAGGTCGTTGCCGAAATCAAGGGCGTGTTCAAAAGGATGCCCGACCCCTATTTCAGGGAACGGGCCGCCGACATCGTTCATGTATCCGACCGGATCATGCGGAATCTCGCCGGCGTGGAACAGTTCAATATCAGAGATATCGACAAACGGGTCATCCTGGTGGCAACCGACCTCTCCCCTGCGGAAACCAGCCAGATCCAACTGGAGCGGATCAAGGGCTTTGTCACCGACGGCGGCGGCATGGCTTCCCATACGGGCATTATCGCCCGCACCCTTGAAATCCCGGCGGTTCTGGGGCTGTACAACGCCACAGGCATTGTTGAAAACGAGGCCATCATTGTGGTGGACGGCACGACCGGCACCCTGATCATTCACCCGACGGAAAAAACGCTGGTCGAATATGAAGAGCGACTGGAGCGGTATGAACATCATAAGGCTCTGATTTCAAGGGTCAGCAAGCTTCCGGCCCAGACCGTTGACGGGGTCTCCGTTCAGGTGATGGGCAATATCGAGCTGCCGGAAGAGGTTGTTGCCGTGCGGGATCACGGGGGAAACGGTATCGGCCTGTACCGGACGGAATTTCAGTATCTGAGCCGGTCGGGATTTCCCCGTGAAGACGACCTGTTCGACAAATACCGGGATGTGGTGGAGGTCATGGCCCCTTCGCCGGTCACCATCCGTACACTGGACATCAACGGGGACAAGGCGGTCTCCTATTTCCGAAGCCACCAGGAGGCCAACCCGGTCCTGGGGCTTCGGGCGATCCGGTACTGTCTGAACAAGCCCGATGTGTTTAAAACCCAGCTCAGGGCGATCCTGCGGGCCTCAGCCTACGGCAATGTCCGCATCATGTTTCCCATGATCTCCGTTGTGGAGGAGGTCCGTCAGGCCAAGGCGATTCTGAAGCAGGTCGCAGAGTCCCTGGCCCGTGAGGGGACGCCGTTTAAAGCGGATATCGATGTGGGCATTATGATCGAGGTGCCATCGGCCGCTGTCATGGCCGATGTGCTGGCTGACGAGGTCGATTTCTTCAGCATCGGCACCAACGATCTGATTCAGTATTCACTGGCCATCGACAGGGGCAACCGGCATGTGTCCTACCTCTATCAGCCACTTCACCCGGCGGTCATCCGGCTGATCCGTCAGGTGGCGGATGCGGGCCGGGAAAAGGGGGTGGGCGTTTTTATGTGCGGCGAAATGGCCGGAGACCCCGTCCACCTGCCCATTCTCCTGGGACTTGGCATGGATGAGCTGAGCATGAACCCCCAGGCCATTCCGGTGGTTAAAAATGCCATCCGCTCACTGGACCTGAAGCAGGCCCGGGAATTTGTCAAAGCGGTTCTCAGAATGAAAACCCATGAAGAGGTTGAGGGCCTGCTGAGAGAGGCCTATGGTCCGCTTTTTGCGAGTCATTTCGGTATAGATTCCCCGGTGTCGGACGGGGGATGA
- a CDS encoding ABC-F family ATP-binding cassette domain-containing protein, with product MISIENISKSFGGQTLFENAGFRINPRERVGLVGRNGHGKTTLFKMIVGGQSPDSGNIIIPKNYRIGYVQQHLTFSEETVLREGMRGLPRAERDHHWEVEKILMGLGFSETDMTRHPSEFSGGYQVRLNLAKILVSQPDLLLLDEPTNYLDITSIRWIERFLRAWPRELMLITHDRGFMDKVITHTVGIHRQKIRKIEGDTGKYYAQMAQDEEIYEKTRLNDERKRKEIELFISRFRAKARLANMVQSRVKTLDKMEKKDKLAHLKNLDFSFRTKPFKGKNVMAVRDLSFSHDDKKTLISDLNFSVGPRERICIIGKNGKGKTTLLRLLAGSLEAQTGEIVYNPNITRGVYEQTNIQSLVESRTVAEEILYSDEAVDQQIARNIAGAMMFEGDAALKKVSVLSGGEKSRVMLGKLLATPANLLLLDEPTNHLDMESCDALLGAIDNFDGVVIMVTHNEMFLHALAQRLIVFQNDKVYAFEGSYSHFLEKGGWQEEGATGEPAAADNTPETNDDNADAASPKLGKKEMRRLRSEIIKERARVLKPIEKGLAAAENEIDACEKKLEQLNEEMLKASQNQDGPKITELSQVIHTCQSTIDERFEDMETLTEQLEEKGAVFEERLAKLEATGGV from the coding sequence ATGATCAGCATAGAAAATATATCCAAGAGTTTCGGCGGCCAGACGCTTTTTGAAAATGCCGGTTTCCGCATCAACCCGCGCGAACGGGTCGGACTGGTCGGGCGCAACGGACACGGGAAAACCACCCTGTTCAAAATGATCGTGGGCGGCCAGTCACCGGATTCCGGCAACATCATCATTCCAAAAAATTACCGTATCGGCTATGTGCAGCAGCACCTTACTTTCAGCGAAGAAACGGTACTCAGAGAAGGCATGAGGGGGCTGCCCCGGGCGGAAAGGGATCACCACTGGGAGGTGGAAAAAATCCTCATGGGCCTCGGATTTTCGGAAACGGATATGACGCGCCATCCCTCGGAGTTTTCAGGCGGATATCAGGTGCGCCTCAACCTGGCCAAGATTCTGGTTTCCCAGCCGGACCTGCTGCTGCTGGATGAGCCGACCAACTACCTGGACATCACCTCCATCCGGTGGATTGAGCGTTTTCTCAGGGCATGGCCCCGCGAACTGATGCTCATCACCCATGACCGGGGATTCATGGACAAGGTCATCACCCACACGGTGGGCATTCACCGCCAGAAAATCCGCAAGATCGAAGGGGATACGGGCAAGTATTACGCCCAGATGGCCCAGGACGAGGAGATATACGAGAAAACCCGTCTCAACGACGAGCGCAAGCGCAAGGAGATCGAACTCTTCATCTCCCGATTCCGGGCCAAGGCCCGGTTGGCCAACATGGTCCAGTCCCGTGTCAAGACACTGGACAAAATGGAGAAAAAGGATAAGCTGGCACATCTTAAAAATCTGGATTTCTCCTTCCGCACCAAGCCGTTCAAGGGCAAGAATGTGATGGCCGTCCGGGATCTCTCCTTCTCCCATGACGACAAAAAAACGCTCATCAGCGACCTGAACTTCAGCGTGGGTCCGCGGGAACGGATCTGCATTATCGGAAAGAACGGCAAGGGCAAAACCACCCTTCTCCGTCTTCTGGCCGGCTCTCTTGAAGCGCAGACCGGGGAAATCGTGTACAACCCCAACATCACCCGGGGCGTCTATGAGCAGACCAATATTCAGTCCCTGGTGGAAAGCCGGACGGTGGCCGAGGAGATCCTCTATTCGGATGAGGCCGTGGATCAGCAGATCGCCCGGAATATTGCCGGGGCCATGATGTTTGAGGGGGATGCGGCCCTGAAAAAGGTCAGTGTGCTGTCCGGCGGTGAGAAAAGCCGGGTCATGCTGGGCAAACTACTGGCGACCCCTGCCAACCTGCTCCTTCTGGATGAGCCGACCAACCACTTGGACATGGAATCCTGCGACGCCCTGCTGGGCGCCATCGACAACTTTGACGGCGTGGTGATCATGGTCACCCATAACGAGATGTTCCTCCACGCCCTGGCGCAGCGGCTCATTGTCTTTCAGAACGACAAGGTGTACGCTTTCGAGGGCAGCTACAGCCATTTTCTGGAAAAAGGCGGATGGCAGGAAGAAGGGGCAACCGGCGAACCTGCCGCAGCGGACAATACGCCGGAAACAAATGATGATAACGCGGATGCGGCCTCTCCCAAGCTCGGCAAAAAGGAGATGCGCAGGCTCCGCTCGGAGATCATCAAAGAGCGGGCCAGGGTGCTGAAGCCCATTGAAAAGGGGCTTGCCGCTGCGGAAAATGAGATCGACGCCTGTGAGAAAAAGCTGGAGCAGCTCAACGAGGAGATGCTGAAAGCCTCTCAGAATCAGGACGGGCCAAAAATTACAGAGCTGTCCCAGGTCATTCATACCTGCCAGTCAACCATTGACGAACGGTTTGAGGATATGGAAACGCTGACAGAACAGCTGGAGGAGAAAGGCGCGGTGTTTGAGGAACGGCTGGCGAAACTGGAGGCGACCGGAGGAGTATGA
- a CDS encoding HPr family phosphocarrier protein, with product MENSLNNFSKEVFITNELGLHARSAAQIAEIAKNAESEVRIIRDGDSVDAKSIIDMLTLACAKGSRITIRIDSQSDLGVLNQIVALVECGFGE from the coding sequence ATGGAAAATTCTCTTAATAACTTTTCGAAAGAAGTTTTCATTACCAACGAGCTGGGACTCCACGCGAGATCTGCGGCTCAGATCGCTGAAATCGCAAAAAATGCGGAATCAGAAGTCCGGATCATCAGAGACGGGGACTCCGTAGACGCCAAAAGCATCATTGACATGCTGACACTGGCCTGTGCCAAAGGCTCCAGGATCACGATCAGAATTGATTCTCAGTCAGATTTGGGCGTACTGAATCAGATCGTTGCGTTAGTGGAATGCGGTTTCGGGGAATAG
- the smpB gene encoding SsrA-binding protein SmpB: MKKGKEHEGIKMIANNRKARHNYFILDKYEAGMVLRGTEVKSLRQGSAHLKDAYARIVNGEVFVYQMHIGPYPFAYYENHEPLRPRKLLLHNYEIRKLVGKVNERGLSLIPLNVYFKDGKVKMTLGLAKGKQSHDKRNTIRKRDEKREMDRSRKEMY, from the coding sequence TTGAAAAAGGGAAAGGAACATGAGGGAATAAAAATGATTGCCAATAACCGGAAGGCCCGGCATAATTATTTTATTCTCGACAAATATGAGGCGGGCATGGTTCTGCGCGGGACCGAGGTCAAGTCTCTCAGACAGGGCAGCGCTCACCTGAAGGACGCATACGCCAGAATCGTCAACGGAGAGGTCTTTGTGTACCAGATGCATATCGGTCCCTATCCGTTTGCCTATTACGAGAATCATGAGCCGCTGCGCCCCCGCAAGCTGCTGCTGCACAACTATGAGATCCGGAAGCTGGTGGGCAAGGTCAATGAACGGGGCCTGTCACTGATCCCGCTGAACGTCTATTTCAAGGACGGAAAGGTCAAGATGACCCTGGGACTTGCCAAGGGAAAACAGAGCCATGACAAGCGGAATACCATCCGCAAACGGGATGAAAAGCGTGAAATGGATCGAAGCCGGAAAGAGATGTATTGA
- a CDS encoding KGGVGR-motif variant AAA ATPase → MAKLMTWFDVETVILRKKFAREWPEGVIGISVYPDEVEVRIKSEDKRESVSLAFQDWFGPRYKDSRIYLESPSAGDLRALTVSFEAEPEEEPVFPKFMKPDFASFSLYPEVPPLKGPDFKKLANLPPLWAFYSFKGGVSRTVHLVSLVKALSEKFPEKPLLIVDADLEAPGLTWWAEEQYGKPEISFLDFLALAHYDESEGCSETLTITHERLRKQMLVFKTKESQAEHFFLPAFREKEQLMRMPLRPEHVAWEQGKEWIISELLGKLAKKLDVHAVVVDLRAGLSEISSPLLLDPRVNRVIITTTSSQSVYGTELVLEESRKISNILNNDTHHSDDRMPILILSMIKEELKGTDDIEKIKQNFSNLILPPSEKYEKEGVDALLGKDVLYETLFDEKLLHIKSLEDVLEKLDRTDMYDLMSGFAEDWFALNESEESAAGGKSPDENLKTLCAVAKNYEFAESGEAENFLVTRNLKNLGRKFENSMPLAVVMGAKGAGKTYSYLQLTRLNKWSRFVEKVGGESDKEYGFIWPLMASLSLGDSAKKIIQDCQTDIKEKTSVLFSPFLSSDIEDRLEEQKKLGQDDRPGWRNFWLKLMAASLSCKESENPLAEMQQMLKEKNEKVVFLIDGLEDIFQKITDDESERAAIQALCQSVIPNLQEWPDNRIGLLVFVRKDIIKSAIRQNFGQFESLYQSVELKWNWEEALRLVAWLVSVAANLKGYVKSEGPLENVSGKNIEHALTPLWGVKLGKPDSREAYTANWIIAALSDFNGQLQARDMVRLIRFAAENALEQKEYRGRLLPPAAIKNALDPCSEKKVEEIQQEVTALKEIFQKLKDIPSEKRQIPFEREQLGISSDEIRTMETLGVVTEYEGKYYLPEIFRRGLGFRLEGGARPKVLTLLKRSGRG, encoded by the coding sequence ATGGCAAAACTGATGACCTGGTTTGATGTCGAAACCGTTATTCTCCGAAAAAAATTTGCACGTGAGTGGCCTGAAGGTGTTATCGGAATCAGTGTTTATCCTGATGAAGTCGAAGTCAGGATAAAAAGTGAGGATAAGCGGGAATCCGTATCACTTGCCTTTCAGGACTGGTTCGGACCGAGATACAAAGACTCCCGAATATATCTTGAATCTCCCTCTGCCGGTGACTTGCGCGCGTTAACGGTATCTTTTGAAGCGGAACCGGAAGAAGAACCGGTTTTCCCCAAATTCATGAAGCCGGATTTTGCCAGCTTCAGCCTCTACCCGGAAGTCCCCCCCCTGAAAGGGCCGGATTTCAAAAAACTGGCGAATTTGCCGCCCCTGTGGGCTTTCTATTCTTTCAAAGGCGGTGTAAGCCGCACCGTTCATCTGGTTTCACTGGTCAAAGCCCTGAGCGAAAAATTTCCGGAAAAACCGCTCCTGATCGTGGATGCGGATTTGGAAGCGCCGGGGCTGACATGGTGGGCTGAAGAGCAGTATGGAAAACCTGAAATTTCTTTTCTGGATTTTCTGGCATTGGCTCATTACGATGAATCCGAAGGCTGTTCAGAGACTCTGACCATTACCCATGAACGCCTCAGAAAGCAGATGCTTGTTTTTAAAACAAAGGAATCGCAGGCGGAGCATTTTTTCCTGCCCGCGTTCAGGGAGAAAGAACAGCTTATGCGGATGCCGCTCCGGCCTGAACATGTGGCATGGGAGCAGGGTAAGGAATGGATTATTTCCGAATTGCTTGGGAAGCTTGCTAAAAAGCTGGATGTTCATGCGGTTGTTGTTGATTTAAGAGCCGGTCTGAGTGAGATTTCCAGCCCGCTTTTGCTAGATCCGCGTGTTAACCGTGTTATCATAACAACCACTTCAAGCCAGTCTGTCTATGGGACAGAACTGGTTTTGGAGGAAAGCCGGAAAATCTCCAATATACTGAATAACGATACCCACCATTCAGATGACCGGATGCCGATTCTGATTCTGTCGATGATTAAAGAGGAATTAAAGGGAACAGACGACATTGAAAAAATAAAACAAAATTTCAGCAACCTTATACTGCCACCCTCCGAGAAGTATGAAAAGGAGGGCGTCGATGCATTGTTGGGAAAAGATGTATTATATGAGACCCTGTTTGACGAAAAACTTCTCCACATTAAAAGCCTTGAGGATGTACTCGAAAAGCTGGATCGCACGGATATGTATGATCTGATGTCAGGATTTGCGGAGGATTGGTTTGCTTTGAACGAATCCGAGGAATCTGCTGCCGGGGGAAAAAGCCCTGATGAAAATTTAAAAACCTTATGTGCGGTAGCAAAAAATTATGAATTTGCCGAATCCGGAGAAGCAGAAAACTTTCTGGTTACCCGCAATTTAAAAAATCTTGGCCGGAAATTTGAAAATTCAATGCCCCTTGCTGTAGTTATGGGTGCAAAGGGGGCAGGCAAAACCTATAGCTACCTCCAACTCACACGCCTGAATAAATGGAGCCGTTTTGTTGAAAAAGTCGGTGGAGAATCTGATAAAGAATATGGTTTTATATGGCCTTTGATGGCATCTTTAAGCCTTGGGGATTCAGCCAAAAAAATTATTCAGGATTGTCAGACAGATATCAAAGAAAAAACATCTGTATTATTTTCCCCGTTTCTGAGTTCTGACATTGAAGATCGTTTGGAAGAACAGAAAAAGCTTGGACAGGATGACCGACCAGGCTGGCGGAATTTCTGGCTGAAGCTCATGGCCGCCTCACTATCCTGCAAAGAATCAGAAAACCCTTTGGCGGAAATGCAGCAAATGCTGAAAGAAAAAAATGAGAAAGTTGTGTTTCTGATTGACGGACTGGAAGATATATTTCAAAAAATTACAGATGATGAGTCTGAAAGGGCTGCCATTCAGGCGTTATGTCAAAGCGTAATTCCCAATTTGCAGGAATGGCCGGATAACAGAATCGGATTGCTGGTTTTTGTCCGGAAAGATATTATCAAATCCGCAATCCGACAAAATTTCGGTCAGTTTGAATCGCTTTATCAATCCGTTGAACTGAAATGGAACTGGGAAGAAGCGCTCCGGCTGGTTGCATGGCTGGTCAGTGTTGCCGCAAATCTGAAGGGGTATGTGAAATCTGAAGGCCCTCTGGAAAATGTTTCTGGAAAAAACATTGAACACGCCCTGACCCCGCTGTGGGGGGTAAAGCTGGGAAAACCGGATTCGCGGGAAGCGTACACCGCCAACTGGATTATTGCCGCCCTGTCAGACTTTAACGGACAGCTACAGGCACGGGATATGGTCCGCCTGATCCGTTTTGCTGCCGAAAATGCTCTGGAGCAGAAGGAATACAGAGGGCGTTTGCTACCACCTGCCGCAATCAAGAATGCGCTGGACCCGTGCAGTGAAAAAAAAGTAGAGGAAATCCAGCAGGAGGTAACCGCACTTAAAGAAATTTTTCAAAAATTGAAAGATATTCCATCAGAAAAAAGGCAAATTCCTTTTGAACGCGAACAACTGGGCATATCTTCTGATGAAATCAGGACTATGGAAACGCTCGGTGTTGTAACCGAATATGAGGGCAAATATTATCTGCCTGAAATTTTCCGCCGGGGACTGGGGTTCAGGCTGGAAGGCGGTGCCAGACCCAAGGTGTTAACGCTGTTGAAACGTTCGGGCAGGGGGTAA